From Lysobacter silvisoli, the proteins below share one genomic window:
- the ispH gene encoding 4-hydroxy-3-methylbut-2-enyl diphosphate reductase — protein sequence MDVLLANPRGFCAGVDRAIEIVKRAIETLGAPIYVRHEVVHNRFVVDDLKHRGAIFVEELDEVPDGATVIFSAHGVSKAVRQEAERRGLKVFDATCPLVTKVHLEVSRHCRAGRDVVLIGHEGHPEVEGTMGQWRREEGTGRIYLVEDTDDVAAMVVDQPENLAYTTQTTLSVDDTRGVIEALRAKFPAIQGPRHDDICYATQNRQDAVRELAARCDLVLVVGSPNSSNSNRLRELSEREGVEAYLIDGAVEIDPEWVRGRKRIGITAGASAPEVLVRGVIERLRELGAERVNELDGEPEDMVFALPKELRLQLVG from the coding sequence ATGGACGTCCTGCTCGCCAATCCCCGCGGTTTCTGCGCCGGGGTCGACCGCGCCATCGAGATCGTCAAGCGCGCGATCGAAACCCTGGGCGCGCCGATCTACGTCCGCCACGAAGTGGTGCACAACCGCTTCGTCGTCGACGACCTCAAGCACCGCGGCGCCATCTTCGTCGAGGAACTGGACGAGGTGCCCGACGGCGCCACCGTGATCTTCAGCGCCCACGGCGTGTCCAAGGCGGTGCGCCAGGAAGCCGAACGCCGCGGTCTGAAGGTGTTCGACGCCACCTGCCCGCTGGTGACCAAGGTCCACCTGGAAGTCTCGCGCCACTGCCGCGCCGGCCGCGACGTGGTCCTGATCGGCCACGAAGGCCACCCGGAAGTGGAAGGCACCATGGGCCAGTGGCGGCGCGAGGAAGGCACCGGCCGCATCTACCTGGTCGAAGACACCGACGATGTCGCCGCGATGGTCGTGGATCAGCCCGAGAACCTGGCCTACACCACCCAGACCACCTTGTCGGTGGACGACACCCGCGGCGTGATCGAGGCCCTGCGCGCCAAGTTCCCGGCCATCCAGGGCCCGCGCCACGACGACATCTGCTACGCCACCCAGAACCGCCAGGACGCCGTGCGCGAACTGGCCGCGCGCTGCGACCTGGTGCTGGTGGTCGGCTCGCCCAACAGCTCCAACTCCAACCGCCTGCGCGAGCTGTCCGAGCGCGAAGGCGTGGAGGCCTACCTCATCGACGGCGCGGTCGAGATCGACCCGGAATGGGTGCGCGGCCGCAAGCGCATCGGCATCACCGCCGGCGCCTCGGCCCCGGAAGTGCTGGTGCGCGGCGTGATCGAACGCCTGCGCGAACTGGGCGCCGAGCGCGTCAACGAGCTCGACGGCGAGCCCGAGGACATGGTCTTCGCCCTGCCCAAGGAACTGCGCCTGCAGCTGGTCGGCTGA